From a single Erpetoichthys calabaricus chromosome 1, fErpCal1.3, whole genome shotgun sequence genomic region:
- the dusp6 gene encoding dual specificity protein phosphatase 6: MLDKLKPVLFDSIMAMCKTAGWLKEQLQAGNDSLLVMDCRAPELYDSSHVETAINVAIPSLMLRRLKKGNLPLKSLLANGEDKERFARRCKTDTIVLYDEYSSEWNENVDGGSVLGLLLRRLKDEGYKAFYLEGGFNKFQAEFPAHCETNLDSSCSSSSPSAPVLGLGGLRISSDSSDIESDIDRDPHSATDSDGSPLSNTQPSFPVEILPDLYLGCAKDSTNLDILDKYGIKYILNVTPNLPNLFENAGEFKYKQIPISDHWSQNLSQFFPEAIGFIDEARTKKCGVLVHCLAGISRSVTVTVAYLMKKLNLSMNDAYDIVKMKKSNISPNFNFMGQLLDFERTLGLNSPCDNRTSSQPLYFTTPTNQNVFQLDPLEST; the protein is encoded by the exons ATGCTAGATAAATTAAAGCCCGTTCTTTTTGATTCGATTATGGCGATGTGTAAGACCGCAGGCTGGCTTAAGGAACAGCTACAGGCAGGCAATGACAGCCTGCTGGTGATGGACTGTCGAGCACCGGAACTGTACGATTCCTCCCATGTGGAGACCGCCATCAACGTGGCGATACCCAGTCTTATGCTCCGGCGCCTTAAGAAGGGCAACCTACCCTTAAAATCCTTACTGGCGAACGGGGAAGACAAGGAGCGGTTCGCCAGGAGGTGCAAGACAGACACGATCGTGCTCTACGATGAGTACAGCAGCGAGTGGAACGAGAATGTGGACGGCGGCTCGGTACTTGGACTTTTACTGAGGAGGCTCAAAGATGAGGGCTACAAGGCATTTTACCTGGAAG GAGGATTCAACAAATTTCAGGCAGAGTTCCCTGCACACTGCGAGACAAATCTGGACAGCTCCTGTAGTAGCAGTTCCCCCTCTGCTCCTGTTCTTGGCTTGGGGGGGCTTCGCATCAGCTCTGATTCTTCTGATATCGAATCTGACATTGATAGAGACCCCCACAGTGCTACTGACTCTGATGGCAGCCCCTTGTCCAACACCCAGCCTTCTTTCCCTGTTGAGATCCTGCCTGACTTGTACCTTGGCTGCGCTAAAGACTCAACAAACCTGGACATTTTAGATAAATATGGAATCAAATACATCCTGAACGTGACCCCAAATCTGCCCAACCTGTTTGAAAATGCAGGGGAGTTCAAGTATAAGCAGATCCCAATATCCGACCATTGGAGTCAGAACCTCTCTCAGTTCTTCCCAGAAGCCATTGGATTTATAG ATGAAGCTCGGACCAAGAAGTGTGGCGTTTTGGTGCACTGCCTGGCAGGAATCAGCCGTTCGGTCACAGTCACTGTGGCTTATCTGATGAAGAAACTCAATTTGTCCATGAATGATGCATATGACATTGTGAAAATGAAGAAATCGAATATCTCACCAAACTTCAACTTCATGGGTCAGCTGCTGGACTTTGAACGAACCCTAGGGCTGAACAGTCCATGCGACAACAGGACCAGCTCTCAGCCTCTGTACTTCACCACCCCCACtaatcaaaatgtttttcagcTTGACCCACTTGAGTCGACGTGA